GCCCCTGCGCGGCAGCTAGCTCTCGAAGTGCCAGTACTTGTCCAAAGGGATCACCATCCAAAGGTGTTCCATTGGTCATGCGCCAATACCATTGCAACGTCGTGTCGGTTGCTTGGTCTACGCTTAATCCACAGATCTTACAAGTACTCGAAGATGGATATGGCGTGTGTTCATGGCTTGGCATACCGCTTGCAATAAGCTTGCCCGTAAGCAGCGAGCGCCAGATCATGGGTGCTGACCACAAAGAAGAAACAAAGGCCTGTGCTGCTTCATTAATCGTCCATTGATTTGCAAGTTGTTTCAGCTCAGTGATCGTTTCATCATGCCCCGGACGTACAAATCGGTTCGGTTCATGCCCTGCTGCCTCAAGCCCTTCTCGCTCCTGTGCGGATATACGATCTGGAACGACATGTCGCGATGCCTGCAGTTCTTCGTCCCACAACGTGCGATCACTGTAAATTTGTTTTAACAAGCTTAGCTGAGTAACGATATCCAAGGTTCATTCATCCTTTCCAATCATCGATTTCGAATATGTGTCATATGAAAAATAAAAAAAGTGCTTCTATAAAAGAAGCACTTCATGTTTGGATCCAGTTAAGCTGAAGGTATTAAGCTTCTACAACTTCAACAGTTTCCATTTTGTCTTTACCTTCCAAAGCGTCCACGAACTCCATACCTTTAGTTACTTTACCAAATACAGTATGTTGTCCATCCAAATGTGGTTGCGGTTGGTAGCAGATGTAGAACTGGCTTCCACCTGTGTTACGGCCAGCATGTGCCATAGCAAGTGTTCCGCGCTCATGTTTGTTCGGGTTAATTTCACAGTTGATTGTGTAACCTGGGCCACCTGCACCGGTACCGTTAGGGCATCCGCCTTGAGCTACGAAGCCCGGGATAACGCGGTGGAATGTAAGACCATTGTAGAAACCGGAGTTAGCCAGTTTCTCAAAGTTTGCTACTGTGTTGGGAGCTTCTTGATCGAACAGATCGATCAGAACTTCTCCGCCGTTTGCCAATTTAATTTTCGCTTGTTTCGCCATATGTAAATGACTCCTTTCGTATTGACCATCGTTAATGGTGCCAGAACGCATGACCCTGGGTCAAGCATTACAGCACTTTTCTTAGTGTACACCGAAAATGACTGGATCGCAAAAAAAACGGCAACTTTTTTCACAATTTAGTCCGAATACGTAAAAAGCAGACGAAAAAGGAAGTTCCCTTTTCATCTGCTTCAATTATAGAATCCCTATATCCTGAATAATGCAGAAACGCATTATCTTTTGACGAATTAGCGAGTTACTGGCTGTTTGCCAATGCGCGCTGGTACCAGGTCATTCTGAATGATATCTTGATACGTCTCACGGCGTACTACGACATCTCCTTGACCGTCTTTGACAAACACAACAGCCGGACGACGAATCCGGTTGTAGTTGCTAGCCATGGAGTAGTTATACGCGCCTGTGCAAGCTACAGCGAGCAAATCACCACTTTCCACTTTTGGCAGATCCAGATCCCAGATCAACATATCGCCACTCTCACAGCATTTACCCGCAACAGATACCGTTTCCTGAGCAGCCTCATTCGCACGGTTGGCTAGCACAGCTTCGTACTTGGATTCATACAAAGCAGGACGTGGGTTATCGGTCATACCACCATCAACGGCAACGTATTTACGCACGCCTGGAATGTCTTTGCTTGTTCCAACGGTATACAGCGTTGTTCCCGCTTCACCCACGATGCTGCGGCCTGGTTCAACCCAGATCTCAGGTACGGCATAGCCAATTTGGGCAAAATGATTTTTAACTGCGTCTGTAATAGCCTTCACGTATTGCGCAACTTCAAGCGGCGTATCTCCGTCGATATAACGGATTCCGAATCCACCACCAAGGTTAACCACTTTGAAAGCAACGTTAAGACGTTCATATACGCTTGCTGCAAATTCAGCAACACGTTGAACAGCCATCTGGAAGCCTTCAACTTCGAAGATCTGGGAACCGATGTGGGAATGCACACCGAGCAATACCAGGTTAGACTGCTTGGAAGCCAGTTCAATCGCTTCAAATGCTGTACCATTGCCAATATCGAATCCAAATTTGGAATCCGTTTGACCTGTGGAAATATATTCATGCGTATGAGCCTCAACACCAGGCGTCACACGAAGCAAAATGTTTACTTTACGATTTTTGTCCGCTGCTACAGCCTGCAACAGATGCAACTCATTGAAGTTATCAACAACAAAGCATCCAATCTCTGCATCAAGAGCCATTTCGATTTCTTCCAGCGTTTTGTTGTTACCATGGAAATGAATGCGCTCAGCCGGGAATCCTGCTTGCAGTGCAGTGAACAGTTCACCATCAGATACAACATCCAGGGAAAGTCCTTCTTCAGCTGCAAGGGCACACATCGCCATTACACAGAATGCTTTACTTGCGTATGCAACCTGGAAACCCAAGCCGGAAGCACGGAATGCTTCCATGTACTCTCTGCAACGCTCGCGAACCAATTGCTCGTCCACAACATAGAGCGGGGTTCCAAATTGTTCTTTCAGATCTGTTGCATCAACTCCGCCAATCTCCAGATGCCCTTGCGCATTTATTTTACTTGTACCATGTAAATACATAATCTGCATTCCTCACTTTTTTGTATACTGGAACAGTTGCTATTCCAATGATTTTACACCAGTATATCAAATTAGGCGGCGAGATGAATGGATTTTTCGGAAGATCATTTGTGTTTTTTACTTTTTCGCAGTTCACCGTCCGGATCATCGGACATTTTGGTGTTGTCACGTGTTTTGTTGAATGATGGACGTTTTTTATTTTCCAGCAGCGGAAGCCGGAATAAAAAGTTACCCAAGGCCTTTGCATTAAACGGTATAAAAGGCCATAGATACGAAGAATTATACGACCGGTGAACGGTGAGTGCCAATATGAGCAATGTACAGCCAACAACCAATCCCGGAACTTTGAATATCGCTACTGCTATGAGTAAAAACAGTCTGACTAACCTGTTGGCAAGTCCCAACTCGTAACTTGGTGTGGCAAACATTCCAATAGCTGCAATGGCCATATAGAGTACAACCTCATTAACAAAGTATCCCGTTTTCACGGCGATATCTCCAACGAGAATGGCTGCGATTAAACCCATGGCCGATGCCAGAGGTGTAGGCGTATGAACCGCAGCCATCCGCAATAGATCGACACCAAGCTCTATGAGAAGAAACTGCAAAATCAGGGGCAACTTCACATTTTCCTGTGGACCAATGAAGTCCAGCCCCATCGGTTTGAGCGAAGGTTCTATTACCATGAGAAGCCATAGGGGCAGCAAAAACAGCGATATGAGAATCCCTGCAAAACGAACCCATCGTAAATATGTCCCCATCAATGCCGTCTGTCTATTTTCCTCTGCATGTTCACACAGGTCGAAGAACGTCGTTGGCAAAATCATTACACTGGGAGAAGTATCGACGAAAATGACGACTCTGCCCTCCAGCAGATGGGATGCTGTTACATCCGGCCGCTCCGAATATCGAACGAGCGGGAATGGGTTCCATCCCTTGTTGATAATCGCTTCCTCCAGCTGTTTATCTGCGGCGGGAATACCATCGATATCCACCCGCTGAATTTTCTCACGGACTGAGTCCACCTGCACTTTATCCACAATATCGTCAATGTATACCACGCAGACATCGGTTTGTGTTCTCCGACCCACCTGCATAATCTCAAACTTCAGTCCAGGGTCGCGTATTCTGCGGCGCACCAATGTTACGTTGGTCAGGAGCGTTTCGGTAAAACCATCTCTGGAACCGCGGACTACCCTTTCCAGTGAAGGTTCTTCCGGTGAACGAACCGGGTAACTCCGGGTATCCATTACTAGGACCGAGCGATCCCCTTCAACGAACAATGCACTCATACCAGTAAGAACCTTGTTGATGACCGCACTCATCTTCTCGACTTTTTCCACCTGTATGTGGGGGATGTAAGAGTCGAAATAAGATTTTAGTGCGTGCTCGGATACCTGATCAGGCGTAAGATAGGTTAACCTTTTTAATACTTCCAGTAGGATCTCATCCTTGGCGAAACCCGTTAAAAGAAGCAATCCCACATGTTTGCCACCGAGCACCATCTCTCTCATATCCACGTCAAAGGATTCCCCAAGTCCGAGAACTTGCTTGAGCGTATTTTTGTTTTCACTCATCCGCGGGGAAATATCATCATTTTCCTGCCAATACTGCACGGATTCCTCGATGCTATCAGACATCTCATTTTGTTTTTTCTTATTGTACGCCTTCTCCTCTTCTTCCTTCTGAATCTCATAAGCAGACTTGTGTAACATCTCTTCCGTTATACCTTCACTATTTTCCTGGCCTGCGTGCTCCGTTTGTTCATCCATCTTCCATCCTCCTATGGCCACGAGTTACCGCTGATATATAAAAAAATCAAACAGGGAACCTGTCATTTTGCCCAAAATCATGGCGAGCAGTAAGCCAAAAAGATAAGGCTTCATGCCCAGCCGTTTGGCTAGCACGGGCAGTACATTAAGCACCTCGGTGAGTGCTGCGGCAAGCAGACCGATGAACACGCCACAGAACAAACCAACAATCGGGCTGAGCAGTAGCACCCCATGCATTTTCCAGTGCCAGAAGTCCGCCACCGTCCCGAGCAGTGAACCACCGATTAGCGCCCCTTCGTACCAGTGAGTCTTGTCATACGATTGCGTAAGTTGAGCCAACCTGGGAATCATGTCGAGCACCAGAATGAGCGCAATTACGCCACTTCCTACGGCAATTCCCCCGGCAATACCCAATACAATGCTGATTGCTCCATTAAGAACGCTCATCCGCATTCATCTCCCTACGTTCCTGCTCATGCATCCGTTCGCTTTCCTCGATGACCACATATTGATCTACATTTTGCTGGTATAGGAACATCTCCACTTCCAGCGGGGTAGGCTCCTCATTCCACTTTTTCTTGAACAAGTGATTAAAAAATACCGCCATTCCGAATCCAATCCCAATCGAATACGCCACTTGGAACAGGTAGGGATGTTCGTCCCGATGCCCAGTGAGCATCTCCACAATTCGAATCTGTACTTCCTGCATGTTCACATCAGCATGAAAATTCATAATGGTTAGGGCTGATCCGAAGAAAAGCAGCAGCCAAACCAGAATGAACAGGGACTTGGAAGGTTGACCATTTCCCGCGATGACTTCAACCAACGTATGACCTGATCCCATCAGTTCCACACTTACTTCCGGCAAGATGTGCCGAATTTGGGGAATAATCTGTAATATATCAATGAGGATCAGATTGCCATCCTCCGGTCCAGGACGCAAAAGTTCAAGCTCCAGTAGCCTGCTCTCCTGATTTTCAGAAGTGGTCAGTACATGTGCAATGTCTCCAAGCTTGACTGCCCTGCCCCTCTGGATGCGAATGCGGCTGCGCAGTCGAACGTAGACCATTGGAGTGGGTGTCTGAGACATCCATAACACTCCTTTACTGCGTAATTTAGGTTAGTATTTGAAGAATGTGCAAATTTATTACAAACGGGTTGGAAAAAGATCAGGAGGTGGGTGCGGGCGCTGCGGGATGGATCGGTCATTGGTCGCTGTTGCTCGGGGGAGGATACACGCAGACACTCCGACGGCAGACCAACCTTCTGATCGCTGTTGTCTCCAAATTCTTTTGATGGATTTCTAAGTGTTAGAAATTCGGAGACAAAGGCGAACGCTTCGCTTCTTCAGGTCTAATCTGCCGCCTGCGTTGCTTATGTATCCTTAGGTGAGACCTCACGCTTCGCCTCTTTTGACCGATTCCATCCTTCCGCTACCCATCGTCCTCTCGTTTCCAAAAGTTTGAAATAAATATGTTGGGGAGGTGGCAGGGAGGGAATTGAAAGATGAGTTTTTTGTGGTTATTTTGTTCAAAGTCCCATGACTCTTGAAGTTCTTCTGCATGCCTGTACAACTGTGTAGAAGTTTGGAGACAAAGGCGAACGCTTCGCTTCTTCAGGTCTAATCTGCCGCCTGCGTTGCTTGTGTATCCTTAGCTAAGCCCTCACGCTTTGCTCTTTTTGACCGATTCCATCCCTCCGCTACCCATCGTCCTCTCGTTTCCAAAAGTTTGAAATAAATATGTTGGGGAGGTGGCAGGGAGGGAACTGAAAGATGAGCTTTTGTGGTTATTTTGTTCATAAATTCAATGACTTGTGAAGGTAGCTTCTGGATATTAATTTTAGTAATTTGGGGATTTGAGGCGTAACGAAGTGTGGGGCATTATTTTGCATATCAAAAAAGTCGCCGTATGGGCGACTCTTGGATATTGGTTTTTATAAGGTGAACAATATCAAAAATTATTACCTTTTTTTCTTTTACTCAATGCCCTTCTGAATCGTAAAGGGGTCGAGTTCATTGTTTTGCGGAACTGGTTAATGTAATAACTTGTGCTGTTAAAACCGACCTCATAAGCAATTTCGGTGATGCTGCGCTCGGAGAGTTGCAATAGATCAATGCTTCTTTGAATGCGGTACTCGATCACATATTGCATGGGTGTATTTCTAAGAATTTGCTTGAAATAACGGCACGTCTCCGATCGACTTAACTGTCCGACCTTTGCAATATCCTCTAACCTAATCGGATTGGCATAGTTGAGATGAATCCATTGCAACATGTCTTTCATTCGCTTGTTTCTACTCATCTCCGATGGATCATGTTCCAGCGAATATCCGTTCATAATCAGCAGTTTCCACATATTCAGCACCGCAGAAGCAACCTTCACTTCATAAAAAGGAACTTGCTCCACTAGCTCCTTTCTAATCCGTGCAATAGCATCCAGGATCTGTTCTCCCCAAGTGTTAGCTCTTTCGATATACAGAAAAGGCAAATTAGTTGCTGTTACATATGGATGTACGTACTTTATATATAGATCCGAGGGCATTACAGCATGCGGGGACAAATTCAGACATAAGTAGATGCAGTTTTCGCTCACCCCGTGATCTTCGGCCATATGCATTATTCCACTGTTGATAAAAATCCCGTCACCTTTGGACAAAATCATCTTTTGATCGTTGATATGGAACAACGCCGTTCCCTGAAGAACGGCAACAAACTGCAATTCATCATGCCAGTGGAGAGGAATATGTCCGTGAACATGTTGAACAATAGTTGTCTCATAACAGGCTACGGATAATGTATCGGTACGGTGTTCCGTCATTTCTTTCAAATGGTGATCGATGATAAATTCGATATTTTGCATGGCCCTCATCTCAATATAGTTATATTTTTAAGTGTGATATTGATATTAATGTACCGCATTTCTCACTAATATAACACTATTCTTATATTTAAGGTGAGGCGAAAAAGGATGACAATTGCAAAATCCAAAATTTCGGGTATCGTACTCGTTCTGACGGGAGCTATCTGCTGGGGAGTTGGAGGTACGGTATCTCAAAAACTCTTTCAACTGGATGGAATTGAGGTCAATTGGTATGTCACTATACGATTGTTGATCGCTGGGCTACTCCTTCTGGTTATTCAGTCGTTTACACGTGGGCGAGTTCAGATTTTTGATGTGTGGAGGAATAAAAAAACAGCTGCACAGCTGATTATTTTTGGATTGGCAGGCATGCTTGCCGTTCAGTATACGTATATGGCATCGATTAAACACGGCAATTCAGCGGTAGCTACCCTTCTACAGTATCTGTCTCCTGTCATGATCATGATATACATCGCACTTCGGAAGCAGTCTACCCTTACACGCAATGATCTTTCATGCGCCATCCTGGCTCTCGGCGGCTGCTTTCTCTTGCTTACGAATGGCTCGCTTACGCAGTTATCTGTCTCCTGGCTCGCAGTCATGTGGGGTCTGTTATCCGGGGTTTCAGCTGCATTTTATACGCTATATGCCGTGCAACTGATTAAAAAGTTTGATTCACTTGTTGTGGTCGGCTGGGCTATGATCATCGGTGGTATGGGAATGAGTTTTATTCACCCGCCTTGGAAAATGGATTTTGCCAGCATCCCGCTCGAAACCTACGGTTATTTGGTATTTACAATCATTTTTGGGACCATGATTGCTTTTTGGTTTTATATTGCGAGTCTTAAAAGTCTTACCCCCAAAGAAACCAGTCTGCTCGGGAGCGCAGAACCCCTTGCTGCTGTTGGAACAACCGTTATATGGCTCCATGAACCTTTTGGCATCTATCAATGGATGGGTACGGCATGTATTCTTGGTATGATGCTGGTCATGCAGTCCAGTCGTTCAGGATCGATCCGTAGTAACAACAAATAACCTCCCTCGCCATAATGCGCGATAGAAGGTTGTTAGTTGTCGTATATTGGTGCATAAGCACCAATCATGTTTTCGCAATCCCCGAATCACTGTGCGATCTGGTCGCGGATGGATTGCAGTATTTTTTTCTCCAAACGTGAAACCTGCACCTGGGATATACCCAGCCTGCTGGCAACCTCGGACTGGGTCTGATCCCGGTAATACCTTAGATAGACGATTAACCGCTCCCGTTCGCTGAGACCACCGATGGCTTCGTTCAGCGCCAGTTTGTCAAACCAACGTTCCTGAGACTCGTCGGCAATCTGATCCATTAACGTAATGGGATCACCATCATTCTCGAATACCGTCTCATGGATTGAGGTCGGCGGTTTGTTGGCTTCCTGGGCAAATACGACTTCCTCCGGGGTTACTCCCAGCTCTGCGGCAACTTCCTTAATCGTTGGCAGACGATCCAGATGTTTGGACAGTTCGTCCCTTTTTTTGCGGACTTTATTCGCCATCTCTTTCAGTGAACGACTGACCTTCAGGGTACCGTCATCTCGCAGGAATCGCTGGATTTCTCCGATGATCATCGGTACCGCGTAGGTTGAGAACTTCACGTCATAACTGAGATCGAATTTGTCTACTGACTTGAGCAGACCGATACAACCAATCTGGAACAGATCTTCAGGATCATATCCCCTGTTCATAAAACGCTGTACGACGGACCAGACGAGTCTGATGTTGCAGTTCACCAGCGTATCCCGTGAAACATGGTCACCCGACTGACTGAGCGCAATCAGCCGTTTGACCTCGGCATCGTCCAAATAGGTCTGTGAAGATGGTTTCACTTCAGCATCCATAAGAACACCAACCCCTAATTATACAATGCTTTCTTGGATTCAATCCTTTTTTTCATCTTGATGGAGGTGCCTCTGCCGGGCTCACTGCTGACTTCGAATTCATCCATGAAGTTTTCCATAATGGTGAAGCCCATGCCCGACCGCTCAAGTTCGGGTTTGGACGTATACAGCGGCTGCTTCGCCAGTTCAAGATCTTCGATACCTTCACCGCGGTCTTCCACAATAATCGTGATCATGTCTTCCCGAATCTCGGCCTGGATGGACACAACACCTTCGGAGTTGTTGTTGTATCCGTGGATGATGCTGTTGGTCACGGCTTCCGAAATGACCGTCTTCAGGTCACTGAGCTCGTCCATCGTTGGATCAAGCTGGGAGATAAACGCAGCAACGGTTACCCGTGCAAACGACTCATTCTCTGACTTGGCCGCGAATTGCAGATTCATGAAATTTGTCCCTGTTCCTTCATTCATGAGACGACCTCCAGACCTGAGAGAGCAGTTCCCTCATTTTCGTATATCGGCATAATCTTGAACAGACCCGACATTTCCAGCAAACGGTACACCGGCGAATTGACGTCACAGACCACCATCTTGCCGCCTTTATTCTTAATGAGCTTGTATCTTCCCAAAATGACACCCAGACCCGAACTGTCCATAAATTGCAGATCTTTCAGGCTGAGTACGAGATGCTCGCTTTGTCTCCGCTGGATGGCTTCATCCATCTGCATCCGTACCATGTCAGCTGTATGGTGATCCAGCTCCCCGGATAATCGTACAATCAGAATCCCGCGATGGTGTTCCATTTCCACATGCAAGTTCACGTTTGCTCACTCTCCTCCCTGTCTTGAACAAGGATTTCTACGCTTTCGAAGGCTTTTCCTGCCCCCCGACAAAACTAGAAGAAAACCCCTATTTAACTACAAAATACGTTCGAAGGATACGCGCAACTCGCAGAAATCGCCGTTTAGTCAAACAGGTTAGACGTTGTCCGCTTGAACAGCTTCCACCAGCCAGCTTTTTTCACATCCTGCGGAGCCTGAATGTCGAACTCCTTAATCACGTCGTTGCCTTGATAGACCACAAGTTTTCCTATACTTTGCCCGGCTTTGATCGGGGCTTTCAGTTCTTTGGCAACTAACAATTCATGCCGGATGTCATTGGATTTGGCTCCTTTGCGCATCAGTACACTGTAATTTTGTGTGGCATTCAGCGGCAACTCGGCTACTTCGCCTTTTTCGATTCTCAGACTGCCCAGCAGATCCCCTGCCTTGTAGAGCGCCTTCATCGTATATTGACTAAAGGCATAGTCAAACATCGAAGATACTTCACTATTCCGTGTTTTGGTATTCGGTTCACCGAGTACCACGGAAACGACACGCAGTCCATCCTTGGAGGCTGTTGCAGACAAACAGAATTTCGCTTCGGATGTGTAACCTGTTTTCAAACCGTCTGCCCCTGCATAAAAACGAACCAGCTTGTTCGTGTTTACCAGCCAGAATGGCTTTTCCGTATCTTTGCGAAGGTAATCCTGATAGGCACCGGTGTACTTCGTAATCCCGGAATGCTTCAGCAGTTCACGGCTCATGACGGCAATATCATGGGCGGAAGAATAATGATTATCAACCGGCAGACCGTTACAGTTGGCAAAATGAGTATCCTTCATGCCAAGCTCCTTCGCACGCTCATTCATCAGCTGTACAAAGGCTTCTTCCGAACCAGCAATCTTCTCAGCCATAGCCACCGAGGCATCATTGCCTGAAGCCATCGCGATCCCTTTTAACATGTCATCGACTGTCATCTCTTCCCCAGGCTCCAGAAAGATCTGCGAACCGCCCATGGAAGCGGCATATTCACTCGTTCTTACTTTGTCCGTCAGTTTCAGCTTACCCGAGTCGATTGCTTCAATTGTAAGCAGCATGGTCATAATTTTTGTAATGCTCGCCGGAGGCAGCTGATCATGACTGTTTTTCTCATATATGACGGTTCCCGTGTCCGCATCCATTAAGATCGCAGAGCGTGCCGACGGGGCAAGATCCGTCCCTCCCGCTGCCTTCGGTGTTTCTTCAGCCAATGCCGTTGATGCCATAAGGGACAGCAGGATACAAAGGGTCATGAACGATGCCATTATTCTTTTCTTCACAAGGTTACCTCCTCAAATGACTTGCTTACTGCATGTTCCATGCATGTACTGCTAATCATTGTCGGCCCGTTTCCAGTAAATTATTCCATGTAAAGCATGATTTCCCGAACTTTTATTGAAAATGTGATCAAAGCGAAAAAAACGCACTTTACTCAACGCATGAGTAAGCGTACGTTCAACATAACAAAAAAAAAGGTTACCCCCGATGAGTTCTCATTCGAAGAGGTAACCTTCTTTACTCAAATCTTGCTTACATTTGCGGAATAACAGCCAATACCAGCGCCAGGAACGACTCACGAACACGCTCTGTCGTTTCCATCACCTCATCATGTGACAGCGGCTGGTCCAGAATTCCGGCAGCCATGTTGCTGATACAGGAAATACCGAGCACTTCCAGGCCTGCATGGCGTGCCACGATCACTTCAGATACAGTGGACATGCCCACTGCGTCTGCGCCCAATGTACGCAGCATTCTGATCTCTGCTGGTGTCTCGTAGTTCGGACCAAGCATACCTGCGTATACCCCTTCACGTACGTTAAAACCTTGTGATGCGGCCGTATCCTTCGCCAGCGCACGCAAACGGCGGCTATAGGCTTCGGACAGATCAGGGAAACGTACGCCCAGTGCAGCGTCATTTGGTCCGATCAGTGGATTTTTGCCTGTAAGATTCAAGTGATCAGAGATCAGCATCAAGTCTCCAGCTTCATACGACGTATTCACGCCCCCCGCAGCATTGG
The window above is part of the Paenibacillus sp. 1781tsa1 genome. Proteins encoded here:
- the spoIIAA gene encoding anti-sigma F factor antagonist is translated as MNLHVEMEHHRGILIVRLSGELDHHTADMVRMQMDEAIQRRQSEHLVLSLKDLQFMDSSGLGVILGRYKLIKNKGGKMVVCDVNSPVYRLLEMSGLFKIMPIYENEGTALSGLEVVS
- a CDS encoding AraC family transcriptional regulator, encoding MQNIEFIIDHHLKEMTEHRTDTLSVACYETTIVQHVHGHIPLHWHDELQFVAVLQGTALFHINDQKMILSKGDGIFINSGIMHMAEDHGVSENCIYLCLNLSPHAVMPSDLYIKYVHPYVTATNLPFLYIERANTWGEQILDAIARIRKELVEQVPFYEVKVASAVLNMWKLLIMNGYSLEHDPSEMSRNKRMKDMLQWIHLNYANPIRLEDIAKVGQLSRSETCRYFKQILRNTPMQYVIEYRIQRSIDLLQLSERSITEIAYEVGFNSTSYYINQFRKTMNSTPLRFRRALSKRKKGNNF
- a CDS encoding peptidylprolyl isomerase, with product MAKQAKIKLANGGEVLIDLFDQEAPNTVANFEKLANSGFYNGLTFHRVIPGFVAQGGCPNGTGAGGPGYTINCEINPNKHERGTLAMAHAGRNTGGSQFYICYQPQPHLDGQHTVFGKVTKGMEFVDALEGKDKMETVEVVEA
- the sigF gene encoding RNA polymerase sporulation sigma factor SigF, whose protein sequence is MDAEVKPSSQTYLDDAEVKRLIALSQSGDHVSRDTLVNCNIRLVWSVVQRFMNRGYDPEDLFQIGCIGLLKSVDKFDLSYDVKFSTYAVPMIIGEIQRFLRDDGTLKVSRSLKEMANKVRKKRDELSKHLDRLPTIKEVAAELGVTPEEVVFAQEANKPPTSIHETVFENDGDPITLMDQIADESQERWFDKLALNEAIGGLSERERLIVYLRYYRDQTQSEVASRLGISQVQVSRLEKKILQSIRDQIAQ
- a CDS encoding stage V sporulation protein AA, which encodes MSQTPTPMVYVRLRSRIRIQRGRAVKLGDIAHVLTTSENQESRLLELELLRPGPEDGNLILIDILQIIPQIRHILPEVSVELMGSGHTLVEVIAGNGQPSKSLFILVWLLLFFGSALTIMNFHADVNMQEVQIRIVEMLTGHRDEHPYLFQVAYSIGIGFGMAVFFNHLFKKKWNEEPTPLEVEMFLYQQNVDQYVVIEESERMHEQERREMNADERS
- the spoIIAB gene encoding anti-sigma F factor is translated as MNEGTGTNFMNLQFAAKSENESFARVTVAAFISQLDPTMDELSDLKTVISEAVTNSIIHGYNNNSEGVVSIQAEIREDMITIIVEDRGEGIEDLELAKQPLYTSKPELERSGMGFTIMENFMDEFEVSSEPGRGTSIKMKKRIESKKALYN
- the lysA gene encoding diaminopimelate decarboxylase — protein: MYLHGTSKINAQGHLEIGGVDATDLKEQFGTPLYVVDEQLVRERCREYMEAFRASGLGFQVAYASKAFCVMAMCALAAEEGLSLDVVSDGELFTALQAGFPAERIHFHGNNKTLEEIEMALDAEIGCFVVDNFNELHLLQAVAADKNRKVNILLRVTPGVEAHTHEYISTGQTDSKFGFDIGNGTAFEAIELASKQSNLVLLGVHSHIGSQIFEVEGFQMAVQRVAEFAASVYERLNVAFKVVNLGGGFGIRYIDGDTPLEVAQYVKAITDAVKNHFAQIGYAVPEIWVEPGRSIVGEAGTTLYTVGTSKDIPGVRKYVAVDGGMTDNPRPALYESKYEAVLANRANEAAQETVSVAGKCCESGDMLIWDLDLPKVESGDLLAVACTGAYNYSMASNYNRIRRPAVVFVKDGQGDVVVRRETYQDIIQNDLVPARIGKQPVTR
- a CDS encoding spore germination protein encodes the protein MDEQTEHAGQENSEGITEEMLHKSAYEIQKEEEEKAYNKKKQNEMSDSIEESVQYWQENDDISPRMSENKNTLKQVLGLGESFDVDMREMVLGGKHVGLLLLTGFAKDEILLEVLKRLTYLTPDQVSEHALKSYFDSYIPHIQVEKVEKMSAVINKVLTGMSALFVEGDRSVLVMDTRSYPVRSPEEPSLERVVRGSRDGFTETLLTNVTLVRRRIRDPGLKFEIMQVGRRTQTDVCVVYIDDIVDKVQVDSVREKIQRVDIDGIPAADKQLEEAIINKGWNPFPLVRYSERPDVTASHLLEGRVVIFVDTSPSVMILPTTFFDLCEHAEENRQTALMGTYLRWVRFAGILISLFLLPLWLLMVIEPSLKPMGLDFIGPQENVKLPLILQFLLIELGVDLLRMAAVHTPTPLASAMGLIAAILVGDIAVKTGYFVNEVVLYMAIAAIGMFATPSYELGLANRLVRLFLLIAVAIFKVPGLVVGCTLLILALTVHRSYNSSYLWPFIPFNAKALGNFLFRLPLLENKKRPSFNKTRDNTKMSDDPDGELRKSKKHK
- a CDS encoding D-alanyl-D-alanine carboxypeptidase family protein; the protein is MASTALAEETPKAAGGTDLAPSARSAILMDADTGTVIYEKNSHDQLPPASITKIMTMLLTIEAIDSGKLKLTDKVRTSEYAASMGGSQIFLEPGEEMTVDDMLKGIAMASGNDASVAMAEKIAGSEEAFVQLMNERAKELGMKDTHFANCNGLPVDNHYSSAHDIAVMSRELLKHSGITKYTGAYQDYLRKDTEKPFWLVNTNKLVRFYAGADGLKTGYTSEAKFCLSATASKDGLRVVSVVLGEPNTKTRNSEVSSMFDYAFSQYTMKALYKAGDLLGSLRIEKGEVAELPLNATQNYSVLMRKGAKSNDIRHELLVAKELKAPIKAGQSIGKLVVYQGNDVIKEFDIQAPQDVKKAGWWKLFKRTTSNLFD
- a CDS encoding stage V sporulation protein AB, whose product is MRMSVLNGAISIVLGIAGGIAVGSGVIALILVLDMIPRLAQLTQSYDKTHWYEGALIGGSLLGTVADFWHWKMHGVLLLSPIVGLFCGVFIGLLAAALTEVLNVLPVLAKRLGMKPYLFGLLLAMILGKMTGSLFDFFIYQR
- a CDS encoding purine-nucleoside phosphorylase, which gives rise to MTALNQQMISEAASYIQSKSSIKPEVGLILGSGLGVLAELIEDGVSIAYQDIPHFPVSTVEGHEGELLVGTIKGRPVVMMKGRFHMYEGYGPELTAFPVRVMKELGVSSLLVTNAAGGVNTSYEAGDLMLISDHLNLTGKNPLIGPNDAALGVRFPDLSEAYSRRLRALAKDTAASQGFNVREGVYAGMLGPNYETPAEIRMLRTLGADAVGMSTVSEVIVARHAGLEVLGISCISNMAAGILDQPLSHDEVMETTERVRESFLALVLAVIPQM
- a CDS encoding DMT family transporter; translation: MTIAKSKISGIVLVLTGAICWGVGGTVSQKLFQLDGIEVNWYVTIRLLIAGLLLLVIQSFTRGRVQIFDVWRNKKTAAQLIIFGLAGMLAVQYTYMASIKHGNSAVATLLQYLSPVMIMIYIALRKQSTLTRNDLSCAILALGGCFLLLTNGSLTQLSVSWLAVMWGLLSGVSAAFYTLYAVQLIKKFDSLVVVGWAMIIGGMGMSFIHPPWKMDFASIPLETYGYLVFTIIFGTMIAFWFYIASLKSLTPKETSLLGSAEPLAAVGTTVIWLHEPFGIYQWMGTACILGMMLVMQSSRSGSIRSNNK